The Labrus mixtus chromosome 14, fLabMix1.1, whole genome shotgun sequence nucleotide sequence CATAAAGATAACTCTACATGTACAAAAGGGACatctagacacacacacttttgtccTGCTATATTGGCTTTCGAGAACAACATGTACTCAGTCCCAGCTGAGTCTGAATGACTGACTGTGTTCTCCGTCCTGCCCAGTTGCAAATCATGCTGGTTGTCTGGGAGGAAAACAAAGCTTGAGACCCAAGATGAAGGCAGAGACGGAGGCTCCTTTAAAAGCCAAACTATTTTCCAAGATTATTTTgcttatttttgtcattttcttcaaTTCAGGTATGTAAAACCCTCTACTTTGACATTTTCTCGTATAAATAGATTGCATTGTTTTTCCAAACAGTGGTCTGATGTTTCACTGCTTGTTTATGCCATGCCCCTGAATGGCTTTGTAAAAGTTTAGTTGATAGTTTTTATATGCAAATAACGGCaaataaacaagttatttttgcttgatttttttgtttttgtttggtccAGTATTTttgaagaatattttttaaatctcagatttaaaaaaaatagattttgggAAAACCctttaggaagaaaaaaaactcatgcaGCAACCTCTGTGatgaaaaaagataattttttaTAGAATATAATCTACAGTAGATCTGTGTCTGGACTTTGAAAATGCATACAAAGGGTCGGAAGAAAATGGGAACAACAATGCAAATATGATTTTGATTTAAAGATGCATACTTCATATaaatttcaaaaaaaaagttccaggtTTTCATAATACCGTCTGTGTTTTGTAGTTCTATGcatattatattaaaatgttcaatattaCCACCAATTATGCAGGGTTAAACTGGCAAAGCTCTGACTGGACATTACATCACAAAGGAGGTATTTGTTGTTGGGGTGTTGGACTGTGTGGGTGCTTTTACAGTCTTGTGGACGCCCTTTGTGAGTAATACAGTAATTGTGCCTACAGCCTGTACCAGAATCAGTGTTGTCAGATGTTTAGTTATTTCAGCTGTGTCTCATCATTGTCCTGCTCCGGTTGCGGATAGCAGCAGAGTCACTGAGCTGTTCTGTTTCTGCAAAGCAAGCATGGCATCTGGATTGCCCCCAGTGCTCTTTTCATGAACTGCCAAGAAGGAAATTTGAACAAACAATCCCAGCTTTTGTTGGCTCATGCTGGCCCATCCGAAGGACTGACAGCTGTAACCATGGTTATTTGAATGTACCATGCAAACTGGCTCATGTATAAACCAGTGATGGGGCGTGCTGTCTATACACTGGCCTTCACATGACTATCATGCattttcacaaaacacaaaaaaatgccaTGCACAGAAGTGAGGACTTTTTGCAGGAagtggtgttttctttttgagtcacgtgcaaaatgtgaaagttgggCTGGTGGATCAGCTTATAGTAAAATGAGGATCAAATAGAGGTGGctctaaatacacaaacactaatactgcagacttttgaattccccagtttttcttcttcaactcTTTTATCAATTCTGCAGGTGGGGTGCTGGCAGTAAATATGACCATCCCCAACACTCTCATTAGAGGAACAGTAGGAGGGGAGGCCCTACTATCCGTCCGCTACAACAGTTTCAGTCTCGACCTGCCGGTCATCAAGTGGCAACTCAGAAGAGAAAAATCTGTCACTGTTGTCCAGTCCATTGGAACGGACATCATCGGGACCCTGAGGCCTGAGTATCGTGACCGCATCCTGGTGTTTGAGAACGGGACTCTGCTCCTCCACAACCTCCGACTCTTTGATGACGGAACATATGATGTGGAGATCTCCATCACAGACGATACCTTTACAGGAGAGGGCAGCATCACTCTCTCTGTGGATGGTAGGACTACAAGTGTTATTGTTTGAtcttaaaatgaattaaaaggtACTATCACATCGATGCATCTTTTGTGTGAACCAATTTCAATGACAACATGCTTCTCTGTATGACTAAGATGCAAGTCCAACTAAAACTGTGAAGTTTTAATAACATAATGTCTCACCACATATAGTGTACAGAAGCATATTGCTGCcatgcaaaaaaaggaaaacacatcaGTATCATGTTATACAATGGTGTATACTGGTTTTACCAGTTGTTTTTCACCCTTTAATTGGATACTTTGACGCGATAGCAAGATGTTTTTGCATGCTAATGCCATTCAACATTGCAGGTAAATATATCACAGGTAGGTAGTCTCCACCAGAAGCTGAACTTTCTTGTTATATCTTGAAACATTTCACATTGTAACATGATAATAGTATTTTTGTAACAACAAAACATGTCTAATGACTACATGATAAGTTACTTTGTGAATGTGGAAATATATTGTTATagatcaaaaacattttgtcagaATGGGAAACTTCTCAGATTATTACTCGTTACACAACAATTAGTTCTGACCAAGCAATCTGCTTACCAACAGTCTAGTTTCAGTGAAATTGTGGAACTATAGTTGACTTGGTGGAAGAATAGCATATATATGCTAAAATAATTCTGTCGACTGTCTCCTATACTCAGAGGCTATATCTAGGCCCTACATCCACATGGAGAGTTCTTCAGTCCTGGAGCTCAGCCAAAACGTCATCCTCAACTGCTCCCATGACAATGGAACCAGGACGACATACAGGTGGTTCAAAGGGGGAAAGCCACTCTCCAATGTGACGAGATTCCTGTTATCACCTGATCAGAAGCTCTTGACCATCACACGGGTGTTGATGGCAGACGATGACATTTATAGCTGCGCAGTGGAGAATCCTGTTGGCAATATGACCAGCCTGCCTCTACGGCTTACTGTCTATAGTAAGTGATACTGTAATTCTTTGCTTCTTTGCAGAAGGGAAACACAAAAAGCCTATCCATGAAGAACCTCGACACAAGGAAGATAATAGCTTTAAGCACGAGACAATATATTTCACTTAATcaatttaatattatatttatattttcagattCTATTAAGCATTGAAAGATATCTGAAAGTCAAAATCTCTATAAGTGTGATTTCATTGTAGCTTTGTGGTCAATCAGATTGCACATGCCCAGAAGAACAATGCTAATGTGCTAATGCTAGAAGGGTACAATGATTATATTTACTGTCTTAGTTTAGCATGTTGGTATGCATTTTTGGATTATCACAAATACAAAGCGACAGGTGGAACTGATTGAGATCTCATCGGTTGTAAATGAGTTGGCAGAATTCGATgataacttaaaaaaagaaacatggctTTATGAAAATAGACTATTCTTTTGgccatttttgcttttatttgatagtGAAAGATAAGAGGAACTATGGGGAGAGAGACTTGGGGATATCATGCGCCAATTGGCCCCATCTGAGTTGAACCAGCAGTCAGTGTATTGAGGACTGTAACATCTATATATGAGACATCTGCTCTGCCAACTGAGCTATGACAGCATCCCGGGCTATATGTGCCAGATTTCATAAATGTCCAAAGAatagtaaagttttttttactcagaggATTACAAACATTACAATATTTAATGTCTTTACAAACAACTGCATGTGCATCAAGAAGAACATTTAGAATCTttagtggcagctgtggttcagtggtagagtctgttatctctcaaccagaaggtaaGGGGTTCAATCCTCAggtcctgcagtcacatgtcccatgtgtccttgagcaagacacttagccctgaattgctcccgctgctttgtcagcagtgtcactttacataacaacctctgccatcagtgtgtgaatgggtaggtgtgacctgcagtgtaaaagcatgttgagtagtcagaagacaaaaGTGATATACAAGCTTAAGTCTATTCACCATTTGACCTCAGCTGGTCAAATTTATGCTTTGGATCACCTTAGATATatgcaaagaaaatgttgatgaaagtcTATAACAAAATATTTAGACAATTCAGCCTGGACAGGAGAAGTCGAATCAGAAACATACATCGCTGAAAGTAGTTGTAcccaaaaaatgtacaaaaaaagattcaaatgaattaatttattcatttactaGTGAATTACTCTTAATTTTGTATATTCTACTAGGAAGAAGTTCCCTCTACATCATCCTGTCCACTGGCGGCATCTTTGTTCTCATCACCTTGGTAACAGTATGTGCCTGTTGGACACCATCCAAAAAGTAAGAGTTGCTaaggctttaaaatgaaaactaaacaacctaattacaatttaaaacaGGCAGGTCCAGGGTGCAACAAAACACCTTATAACTATTCAATGATTACCTTTAACAGGACAAAACCTCCACCAAGAAAGCCTCTCCCTAGGCTCTATGATCACTGTCATCACTCACCAATCAAGCATGCAGGTGTAGTATAGTCATACTGAATTTACTTCTACATTGATTAAAGTTATTATACCAAGTGATCAGCTAATTTCTTATAATGTCAATGAATCCCTTTTGAGAAATGTGAATGActgaatgttttatgttttgcttCAGATGACCTACTTCCAAAAAATACAGAGCACAATGGAATAAATGCTGTAACTTCTCTCTACATCCTGCAGCAAAAGGTATCTCTCATCacaaccatgttttttttaaatacattctgTTATTCAGTTAAAGTGGAATAAAAATATCGGAAGCAATTTAAGCCTCTgtcattatacattttttttagtgttcTGCTTTTAATACAGGGATATCTGgtattgaataaaaaacatgttttacttaAAGATTACCTATTAGGCTGACCCCCCTTTTAAAATTCACCTTAGTGTTACAATTCTGGATGGCCAAATTAAATGTCAACAAAGTTTTAGATTATGGTAAacatatgttggagtaatcccgagatgagtctgcagagaaagCAAAATGACTTGTCCTGCTAAACACGCAATACTTCCCCAAAGTTAAAGTGAGACTTTCATGAGCTTTAGCGTCTACGTAGGCAAGTGTAGCAGTTTTCATTGGCTGTTCTACCATAGCAACCCTGCCCCgagaaggcttccagagagttgaccaatcaaaagaaaatgggcatgtggggaggggggccttaaagacaCAGCAGCTTAAACGAactgtttcaggcagaggctgaaatgagggtttttactgtCACCAGAATTATTGAAATAAAGCGTTagttttttgagctgcaaatcatgcaagCTACTCAATGCTTTCATatactgacaacatgaaagatgaaaataagTATACTATGGAATCTTTAATGGCCGATACAGTTTGGGCCATGGCATCATTGAAGTGTGGGCGTGATCTTGCCGGAAGCTAAAGTGTCATGTAGATCTCAGTCCTGGAGGTTTTTCTAGTTACAGTATACTAGCTGTGTTTCAATAATACATTAATTAGCATTCAGTTCAAAACTACTCCTTCTCTTTATCAAAACCCCAATCCCTAAGGAGTTGATCCAAGGGATGGGGGCAAAATCAGCTAATTTTAACATTAAACTGACTTCATACTTGGGGGCTAGCAGGATAATGACTGCTTAAGTCCAGGTAAACAGATTTAGAAACTTGTGCAGTGAATGTGTAAAAGGCGCCTACGTATAGACGCACAAATTCTCCAGCCTAAATGACTGTCACTAATAGGCAACTAATGAGACTGACAAAAGTCATTGAGTGCTTAAATGAGGGGATATAGGAGTCTTTTACTCTACATACGTACATACTATTTAAATAAATTGGAACTATGTTTGCCTGTGTTATCGTTAGCAGGGAATGTATTTTTGCTGAAGTTGTACTGTTTTGCAGGACCCCTCCATGGATGACTCATCAAGCAACAGTATTGGATCACCTTCTGAACTTGATAACCCGCCTTGCTACACCAGTTCCCCCAGCTACAACAGTTGTCTTAACCAGCCAACCATATCCCCTACCCACTCCTCATACAAGTATATCTGAAATCCCAGATTCAAGTCTCCACATTACTGCAAATGAGAGATCAGGATGACATACTGCCCACTGCTCTTACTCTGGAAACATCTTTCTTTGTCTGCCCAGTTTTAGAAAAGATCCCAACCATTTTCCATGCatggttttataataatgtcaTTTCAGTCCACTGACATTTCATCAATGAAGTTAATTACGACATAAATGAAAAGCCAAATCTGAGTAATTGCATGGTGTTTTTCCAGAAGATGAGGGGTCAGTAAGATTCAAGTGTAAAACTGTAGTGTGTTTAAGACATGTTATTTCTGATGAACTTCTTTGTCCATTGACTTGTCCATTGACTTGTCTCCAAGTCATTACAGAACAAGACTGGGTTTGTTGGGTATGTTATATGTAGAAAGtctaaaatagaaaaaaacaacaaccacggaTAAATTACTTTTATAGTGTTGTGACAGTATGATATATTGATATTGTTGTGAATTAAATTCAGAAgaaacttttaaatattttgtgagCAATTGTAAATAACAGATTTTTGTATGGATGACGTAATTGCATTTCAGTGAAGAAGCTATGTTGCAGGAGGAACAATTGTCTTTCAGGTTTTGTACAAttgtaataaaatgtgaaattttaagaATATCTTTTAGCCGTGTCTTAACCTAAATCTGTCTCTcataatctgtgtttttatttgtttaacctGCTCTTACTGGCTGTCATTCATCCATCCTTGTTTCAGTGGATAAATGTTTACATATTATATATTGGGTTATATACATAAATGCACTAATGttgtgaaagaaaacatttaaattaagcaAAACTTGATGCAGCAAATTAACCAATAACCCATGTGCTGACAGGAAAGGAGTTAAAGTTGTATGAATTAATAAATAACTCATATATTCATTTCTGCAGTTAAATACAAAAGTCCAATATTGTGAGAATTTGATCAATGCCAAACCGTCATCAAAGACGTGTAGTTCATAACTCAATTTGTTTGAAAGAATAGAAATATTGTCCTGGTCAGATTGTTTGGAATGCTCCATCTAAATAAGAGCTTAAGACACCTTGTGATGAATGTGTATGGGAAGATTTAAGCGGGGTTGGTTAGTTGGCATTATAGCTTGTTATAGTCGCTACCCTTCCCTGGTATACACTGTCTGCTCTCTTCGAGCTAAGTTAGTAGAGTTGAACTGTAGGATGGTAAAACAGTCTTCCTTAAGTTGCAGTTCTTTTTGTTGACAACCAATATTGTGAGCTTGGTTGGAGTGGATGGATGACAAATCGCCATCAAAGCCGTGCAATTCATGACTCAACTTGATGGGTGAATAAAAAAATTGTCCCTGTCAGATGGTTTGAATTCTTTCTGTTAATCTAACGGAAATGAGGGGCTTTTGTCATCATTGTGGGTATATTCCTTTGTCATTTCGATTTGAAACACATTGatatagttttgctttcaggtaggggtgatgggGGAAATTATTTTGTAACCCCCATAAAATTGACATGTATAATTAATTGCTAGATGGCGCCATGAGAATGTGTAGCTCGTGTGATTTTTACTTCATGCTAGTAGGAAAGTGAAAGTAAACAGCCCGCCTGAACTGATTGAAGGAGACACACCAGGCGTTTTTGTGAACATTTTGCCTGAagtttttatgtttaaacaGAGTAGAACCTCTTATATTCCTGGACTGTAGACCAGagcattgtttttctttgggacgtcgatgttttgtttttgatttattattgaATCTCTGGTGAGTTAAGGTCTGAATAGTAGCATTTAAGCTAGCGATTAGCCACGTGCTAACCATAACTCTTGTTATACTTTGAGACCACAGTATTGTTTTAAGTCGTGTATTTGATTTTCGAATATTATAAACCAATCACAGATATTTATGTTAACATGTAGAAGTGGTTTTCTAAGTTTAATAAGTAAACTCATGTCTTTGAAAACATGAGTTTTGAAAATGACATTGCTAGTAGTCTTTGAAAATGACATTGCTAAACGCAATTTTGTGATTAACATGTATAAGAGAGTCTTGGGTTTTACTTCTAGCATTATTCACAGAATGTAAACCATCTAAACATAAGAAGTGCAAT carries:
- the LOC132988827 gene encoding hepatic and glial cell adhesion molecule-like; its protein translation is MKAETEAPLKAKLFSKIILLIFVIFFNSGGVLAVNMTIPNTLIRGTVGGEALLSVRYNSFSLDLPVIKWQLRREKSVTVVQSIGTDIIGTLRPEYRDRILVFENGTLLLHNLRLFDDGTYDVEISITDDTFTGEGSITLSVDEAISRPYIHMESSSVLELSQNVILNCSHDNGTRTTYRWFKGGKPLSNVTRFLLSPDQKLLTITRVLMADDDIYSCAVENPVGNMTSLPLRLTVYRRSSLYIILSTGGIFVLITLVTVCACWTPSKKTKPPPRKPLPRLYDHCHHSPIKHADDLLPKNTEHNGINAVTSLYILQQKDPSMDDSSSNSIGSPSELDNPPCYTSSPSYNSCLNQPTISPTHSSYKYI